AGATTCTGCTGGGCGGCATCTATCACGGCAAGACGCGCGTTGAGTTGCGACAGCGACAGCGTGGTCTTTTCCGCCTGCTCGCTGAGGCCGTGGCCGACGCGTGCGCTCACCATGTCCATGCGCTCGTCGATCACCCGCTGCAGGTGGATCTGGTGGCTCTGGGACTGCGAGGCATAGCTCTGCACCGCGCCCGAGAGTTCGGCGAGGCGGACGTCCATGTCGGCGGTGCGCCGGGCCGCCTCCGCCCGCTCCGCCTTGCGGCCGGCTTGGGCGCGAAAGGCGAGGATGACCGCGAGCAACAGCAGCAGCAGCCCAAAGGCCGCCGCCGCGAGCAAGGTTTCGGCAAAGGTGAAGCTGTGGCCACCGAGCGTGAGGAAACGAGAAGACAGGTCCATCCCGCTCGCCTAGCACGGATTCGCGTTTTGTTCCAGACGGGGTTGGGTGGCAACCGGAAGCAGCCAGACACCACACCGCCTTCATGCGGCGGCGTAGCGGCTTCGCACCATCCAGGTGCCCATCGAGTTGGCGAGCATGTCGTCGCCGACGAGGCTGATCTTGTTGCGGTCGATTTCCGTCTGCAGCGCCGAATGCCCCATCCACGCTGAAGTGAGCGCCTTCAGGTCGGCGGTGATGAAGAGATCGACGTCATGCCCCGGATCGATGACGCAGAGGTCGGCCTCAACGCCGGGCCGCCCGATGATCCAGTAGTTGCGTTCCTGTTCCGGCAGTTCCGGGAAGATGAACTGGATGACGCTGCGCCGCCGCGCCGGCAGCACGGCGGTATTCACCTTGCGCCGCATGTTCCACATCAGCAGCCGCGCATCCAGCTGTTCGAGGCAGACATCGGCATCGACATTGCGGTGAGCCCAGTCGCCCAGCGCCATGATGACGGGGGCAAGCTCGTCAGCGAGCTTTGTGGTGCGGTAGCTGCTGTCGCCTGTCGCGGGATGAATGTCACGGCGCACCAGTCCGTTCTTTTCCATTTCCTTGAGTCGCTTCGACAATAGCGTGGGTGACATCGAGGGTACACCGCGGCGGATGTCGTTGAAGCGTGTCGCCCCGTTCAGGAGTTCGCACAGCACAAGCAGTGTCCAGCGTGGCTCAAGGATCTCGCAGGCCTTCGCGATCGGACAGAAGTGATGATAGCTTTCGTTGGACATAGACAAATCTCCATGCCCCCCACGTCAGGCGTTCCCTATGCCCCAACGGAGGGGCCGGTGCTAGTCCACAATCTGTATCGGCTTTGCTCCATTTCGAGGACTCAACCTCCTGCCGCCGCCTTCCTATGTGCAGCCCCGTCGCGAGGACGGCATTTCCACAAAGGAAGACATGACCATGAACACCAACCCGAACCCAGGCGTGCAGCCGGCCCCGGACTACACCGCCATCAAGCAAAAGCAGCAGGCCACATGGGCTTCCGGCAACTATGCCGTCGTGGGCACCACCCTGCAGATCGTGGGTGAGATGCTGGCGGAGGCGGCGGATGTAATGGCGGGCGAACGCGTGCTCGATGTGGCCGCCGGCAACGGCAATGCCACGCTGGCCGCCGCCCGCCGCCATGCCACGACGACCTCGACTGACTATGTGGAAAGCCTGCTCAACCAGGGCCGCACCCGCGCCGAGGCCGAAGGCCTGGAGGTTGCGTTCCGCACGGCGGATGTGGAAGCGCTGCCTTTTGGCGATTCAAGTTTCGACGTTGTACTCTCCACCTTCGGCGTCATGTTTGCGCCGAACCAGGTGCAGTCGGCGGCGGAAATGTCGCGCGTGCTCCGCAAGGGCGGCCGCATTGGCCTTGCCAACTGGACGCCGGACAGCTTCATCGGCAGCCTGTTCAAGGTGATCGGCCGCCACGTGCCGCCGCCCGCAGGCCTCACGTCTCCCGCCCTTTGGGGCGATGAGATGCACCTTGCCACGCTCTTCCCCGGCCACGAGATCAAGGCCGAGCGCCGCAGCTTCAATTTCCGGTACCACTCGCCCGCCCACTTCGTGCAGGTGTTCCGGACCTACTACGGCCCGACCCACAAGGCCTTTGCGGCCCTGGACGAGATGGCCCGCGGCAAGCTGGAAGCGGATGTGCTGGAATTGATCGCCACGGCAAAGCGCAAGGATGCCACAGCCCTGGTGGTGCCGAGCACCTATCTGGAAGCGGTCATCACCAAGTGAGCTGACGCCCAAAAGGAAAAGGCCCGTTCCTACCGACTGGGCAGGAACGGGCCTCCAATCCGCTCTGAACTCGGGACGGCGACAGGAGCCCAAGGCGGACAGATCGGACCAGAATGGAGAAAGGCAAAGAGGCCAAAACTTGGGCCGTCTCTTTGAGTAGCGCCGTTGGTGGCACCCGCCGATCCCCCGCTGGATCGAGTGTGAGAGTGACCTTCAATTGGGGCTGCAAGAATGCTCAACCGCGAATAATCGCAGGTCATTTTCAGGCTATTTCAGGAGGGAACTGCCCCACAATTGTGGCGGCACGGAAAAAATCGAGCGAAATCAGCGCTTGATTGTGGCGCTCGCGGGGAAAACCGCCCTGGCCGTGAAGTCGCTGCGGCGCTCGAAAGCAAAGCCGACACCCTGCGAGAGGCCGACGAGAATATCCTTGAGCGTGCGAATGACCATGATGCGTAACCTTTTATGTTGCGGTGCATATGGTGGCGAAATGTGGAGAATTCGTTGCCTTCTCGCCTCTGGCGTGCAGGGTAGCTATGCGCCCTTCGCATGTGCGAAAGAATCAGTGGCCCGAATCAACGCGTTGAGTGTGCCGGGTTCCGCCGCAGCGTGGCCGGCATCGGGAATGAGCACGTAATCCGCCTCGGGCCAGGCCCGGTGCAGCGCATGGGCGGTGGCCGGCGGCGTCACCACGTCATATTGGCCCTGGATGATGATGCCGGGAATTTCCCGCAAGCGATGGGCCTGATCGATGATCCAGCCGTCCGCGGAGAAGAAACCGGCATTCATGAAGTAGTGGCACTCGATTGAGGCAAAGGCGATGGCGAAGTGGTCCTCGCCGAAGGCCGCTTCCCGTGATGGATCGGGCAACAGGGACAGCGTGGCGCCTTCCCACTGCGCCCAGGCCCGCGCCGAGTGGAGTTTCTGCTCATGGTCGGCCCCGGTGAGTCGGCGGTGATGGGCCGCCACGAGGTCATGCCGCTCCTCAGGCGGAATGGGCGCGATGAAGGACTCCCATTGCTGCGGAAACAGCATGGATGCCCCGTGCTGGTAGAACCAGTCGATCTCGCATTTCCGCACCGTGAAGATGCCGCGCAGCACCAGTTGCCGAACGCGCTCCGGATGGGTCAGCGCATAGGCCAGCGCCAGGGTCGATCCCCAGGATCCGCCGAACACCTGCCAGCGCGCGATGCCGAGGTGCTGGCGCAGCGCCTCCATGTCGGCAACAAGGTCCCATGTGGTGTTGTGTTCGAGCGAGGCATGGGGCGTCGATCGCCCGCAGCCGCGTTGGTCGAAAGTGATGATGCGGTAGAGCGCCGGATCGTGGAAGCGCCGCAGGTTGGGCGAGGAGCCGCCGCCCGGCCCGCCATGCAGCACCACCACGGGCAAGCCGCCGGGATTGCCGGATTCCTCGTAATAGAGGTCATGCAGGGCAGAGACCTTGAGCCTGCCCCGCACATGCGGTTCGATCGTGGGAAAAAAGCCGCGCATCTGTTCTTGAACTATGGTCATGTTGGGGGCCATACAACACCTGTGGCAATCTGGCGAGGAAGTGAATGTCAGAACGGAAGTCGAAGCCCGTGAACAGCGTGAGCAGCCGCCAGATCCTTATCATCGACGACCACCCCCTTTTTCGCGATGCCATGAAGGGAGCGCTTGCCGGAATCCTCGCCAATGCGGCAGTCCGGGAAGCGGCGAGCCTCGATGATGGCATCAAGATTCTCGATGACGACCGCGATTGCGACCTCGTCCTGCTCGATCTCAAGATGCCGGGTGTGCAGGGGCTCTCGGGCCTCGCCTTCCTCCGCGCCCAGTTCCCCTCCATTCCGGTGGCGATTGTCTCGGGCCAGGAAGAACCGGCCGTGATCCGCCGTGCCCTGGCGCTGGGGGCGTCCGGATTCATCCCCAAATCCACCCCGGCGGAAGAAATGCGCCGTGCCGTGTCGTCGATTCTTGACGGCGAGGTGTGGGCGCCGCAGGTGGCCAAGCAACTGACCGACGAGGAACGCGAGATTGACGATCTCTCGAAGCGCCTCGCAACCTTGACGCCGCAGCAGGTGCGCGTGCTGATGATGCTGCGGGCAGGCCTTCTCAACAAGCAGATCGCCTATGAGCTTGATGTGTCGGAGGCGACGGTCAAGGCACACGTCTCGGCCATCCTGCTCAAGCTCAACGTCGACAGCCGCACGCAGGCGGTGATCGCCGCCGGCAAGATCGACGGCGAGTCCATTCACGAAGGCTGAACAACTTCTCCTGTGAGCGGATAAGTCTCCCCGCTATTCCGCTGCTTCCCGGCTCAGCGCGATTTGCGAGAGGCTGGCGCGCAAGGAGGCGGGCTTCACGGGTTTGCGCAGGTAGTGAATGCTGGCGGCCTGCGCGTCGTCCTGCACCCGCTTGCTGCGATCGGCGGTGATGAGGATGGCAGGGATGTGCCGCTTGGCCCGCCGCCGCAGCGCCTGCACCAGCGCGATGCCGTCTTCCCGGTGGATGTGATAGTCGGCCAGCACCGCATCGATCTCCGCCCCGTGCCGTTCCATCTGCTCCACCGCCTCTGCCGCACTCGTTGCGGGAATGA
The nucleotide sequence above comes from Hyphomicrobiales bacterium. Encoded proteins:
- a CDS encoding helix-turn-helix transcriptional regulator translates to MSNESYHHFCPIAKACEILEPRWTLLVLCELLNGATRFNDIRRGVPSMSPTLLSKRLKEMEKNGLVRRDIHPATGDSSYRTTKLADELAPVIMALGDWAHRNVDADVCLEQLDARLLMWNMRRKVNTAVLPARRRSVIQFIFPELPEQERNYWIIGRPGVEADLCVIDPGHDVDLFITADLKALTSAWMGHSALQTEIDRNKISLVGDDMLANSMGTWMVRSRYAAA
- a CDS encoding class I SAM-dependent methyltransferase, which codes for MNTNPNPGVQPAPDYTAIKQKQQATWASGNYAVVGTTLQIVGEMLAEAADVMAGERVLDVAAGNGNATLAAARRHATTTSTDYVESLLNQGRTRAEAEGLEVAFRTADVEALPFGDSSFDVVLSTFGVMFAPNQVQSAAEMSRVLRKGGRIGLANWTPDSFIGSLFKVIGRHVPPPAGLTSPALWGDEMHLATLFPGHEIKAERRSFNFRYHSPAHFVQVFRTYYGPTHKAFAALDEMARGKLEADVLELIATAKRKDATALVVPSTYLEAVITK
- the pip gene encoding prolyl aminopeptidase, giving the protein MTIVQEQMRGFFPTIEPHVRGRLKVSALHDLYYEESGNPGGLPVVVLHGGPGGGSSPNLRRFHDPALYRIITFDQRGCGRSTPHASLEHNTTWDLVADMEALRQHLGIARWQVFGGSWGSTLALAYALTHPERVRQLVLRGIFTVRKCEIDWFYQHGASMLFPQQWESFIAPIPPEERHDLVAAHHRRLTGADHEQKLHSARAWAQWEGATLSLLPDPSREAAFGEDHFAIAFASIECHYFMNAGFFSADGWIIDQAHRLREIPGIIIQGQYDVVTPPATAHALHRAWPEADYVLIPDAGHAAAEPGTLNALIRATDSFAHAKGA
- a CDS encoding response regulator transcription factor, whose product is MSERKSKPVNSVSSRQILIIDDHPLFRDAMKGALAGILANAAVREAASLDDGIKILDDDRDCDLVLLDLKMPGVQGLSGLAFLRAQFPSIPVAIVSGQEEPAVIRRALALGASGFIPKSTPAEEMRRAVSSILDGEVWAPQVAKQLTDEEREIDDLSKRLATLTPQQVRVLMMLRAGLLNKQIAYELDVSEATVKAHVSAILLKLNVDSRTQAVIAAGKIDGESIHEG